A genomic region of Catalinimonas niigatensis contains the following coding sequences:
- a CDS encoding TMEM175 family protein: MKANLKKYSQANDAVFTARGTDSSRLEQLSDGVIALAITLLLVSLETPKTGDELLFFASDFLAFALSTIVLITIWYMHHLFFLRFGLRDKMIMLINSGLLVVVLFFVYPLKFIISFLLQYLKFIFLMLFDFAYDRQAFVQLVTEVSSWEKLPFIMMIYSAGYVALMLSFALFYRHALKKREELLLNQAEVEKAEQTMMVYFIQCSVAGLSISIAFGSLFTPIPWLSLLAGMIYFLIGPLVYFFGKRYAKKKSKQNEQLEKSIS; the protein is encoded by the coding sequence ATGAAAGCTAACCTAAAAAAATACAGTCAGGCAAATGACGCTGTCTTCACCGCCAGAGGCACAGATTCTTCTCGCCTCGAACAATTAAGCGATGGAGTGATCGCTTTGGCGATTACCTTATTGCTGGTATCTTTAGAAACTCCCAAAACCGGCGATGAGTTGTTGTTTTTCGCCAGTGATTTCCTTGCTTTTGCACTCAGTACCATAGTACTGATCACGATCTGGTACATGCACCACCTTTTCTTTTTACGCTTTGGACTGCGTGACAAGATGATCATGCTGATCAATAGTGGGTTGCTGGTCGTGGTGCTGTTCTTCGTTTACCCTCTTAAGTTCATCATCAGCTTTTTACTGCAGTATCTGAAATTCATTTTTCTCATGCTTTTTGACTTTGCTTATGACCGCCAGGCCTTTGTGCAATTGGTAACCGAAGTGAGCAGCTGGGAAAAGCTGCCTTTCATCATGATGATCTATAGTGCGGGCTATGTGGCACTGATGCTGAGTTTTGCCCTGTTTTACCGACATGCACTTAAAAAAAGAGAGGAACTGTTGCTGAATCAGGCAGAGGTAGAAAAGGCAGAACAGACCATGATGGTTTATTTCATCCAGTGTAGTGTGGCAGGTCTCTCTATAAGTATCGCTTTTGGTTCGCTGTTTACTCCTATACCCTGGCTTTCACTTTTGGCAGGCATGATTTACTTTCTCATTGGCCCTTTGGTTTACTTTTTTGGGAAAAGATATGCAAAAAAGAAAAGCAAGCAGAATGAGCAATTGGAAAAGAGCATTTCCTGA
- a CDS encoding DUF72 domain-containing protein gives MNIHIGTSGWSYNHWEGVLYPPGTPPYERLSYYLPHFQTVELNSSFYRWPRLATFKSWRKRLPEGFLMTVKAPRGLTHAKKLYGPEKWLQTIQAGWHGLLDKRGILLVQLSPLMEYDYDRLAYFLDKIPWWMRTAVEFRHPSWHREEIFQLLEQHQTAYCIMSGAYLPCIFRTTAPFVYVRLHGPDHHHLYGGSYSDQDLSWWADRMREWQYQGKEVFAYFNNDGGGHAVRNAWKLKELVY, from the coding sequence ATGAATATACATATAGGGACTTCTGGCTGGAGCTATAATCACTGGGAGGGGGTACTGTATCCCCCGGGCACTCCTCCTTATGAGCGCTTGTCATACTACTTGCCGCATTTTCAGACCGTAGAACTCAACAGTAGTTTCTATCGCTGGCCGAGGCTGGCCACCTTCAAAAGCTGGAGAAAACGTCTGCCGGAGGGCTTTCTGATGACAGTGAAAGCGCCTCGGGGCCTCACCCATGCCAAAAAGCTCTATGGTCCTGAAAAGTGGCTGCAAACCATACAGGCAGGCTGGCATGGACTGCTGGATAAAAGAGGAATACTGCTGGTACAGCTTTCGCCACTGATGGAATACGATTATGATCGGTTGGCTTACTTCCTGGATAAAATTCCCTGGTGGATGCGTACTGCAGTAGAGTTTCGTCACCCGAGCTGGCATCGGGAAGAAATATTTCAACTGCTGGAACAGCATCAGACAGCCTACTGTATCATGAGCGGAGCCTATTTGCCCTGCATATTCAGAACCACAGCCCCATTTGTGTATGTACGTTTGCATGGCCCGGATCATCATCATCTGTACGGAGGCTCTTACTCTGACCAGGATCTGAGCTGGTGGGCCGACCGTATGAGAGAGTGGCAGTACCAGGGTAAAGAAGTATTTGCCTACTTTAATAATGATGGAGGAGGCCATGCAGTAAGAAATGCCTGGAAGCTAAAAGAGCTTGTGTACTGA
- a CDS encoding serine hydrolase domain-containing protein, whose amino-acid sequence MSFFISKILLATLLIVSISFNIVSVRAQTFQGFANGWKKTDTYFQNTLKENQIVGGALLFLEKGEVKGSRYYGMADISQQRAVDENTIFHWASITKTFTAIAIMQLRDRGLLTLDDPVTKYLPELRKVHNPYGSTDDITIKTVLSHSAGFRDPSWPWGGNQDWHPFEPTEWSQIVAMLPYTEILFEPGSKFSYSNPAIIFLGRIIEMLSGDDYEVYIDKNILKPLEMYSSYYDITPYHLLKFRANNYTIRDGEPQPNGLDFDTGITTSNGGLNAPLKDMIKYLNFLTGQPESYEILKRSSLEELWEEQLPISESNGITSSVALSFFPEAFDGMQVVGHTGTQKSFYSFFYLHPPSQTACIAITNTNSEGEMPNPDQIRLDMSHFVFGHLFTLYK is encoded by the coding sequence ATGTCATTCTTCATCTCCAAAATTTTGTTGGCTACTTTACTCATAGTATCTATCTCTTTCAATATAGTGTCTGTCCGGGCTCAGACGTTTCAAGGCTTTGCGAATGGCTGGAAAAAAACAGATACATATTTTCAAAATACTTTGAAAGAAAATCAGATCGTAGGCGGCGCTTTACTCTTTCTGGAAAAAGGAGAGGTAAAAGGTAGCCGCTATTATGGCATGGCGGATATCAGCCAGCAGCGGGCGGTAGACGAAAACACGATTTTTCATTGGGCTTCCATTACCAAAACCTTTACGGCTATCGCCATTATGCAGCTTCGGGACAGAGGTTTACTCACTTTGGATGATCCTGTCACTAAATATCTGCCCGAACTGCGTAAAGTACATAATCCTTATGGCAGTACGGATGACATCACCATCAAAACGGTACTCAGCCACTCGGCAGGATTCAGAGATCCCAGTTGGCCCTGGGGAGGGAATCAGGACTGGCACCCTTTTGAACCTACTGAATGGTCACAAATCGTAGCCATGCTGCCTTATACGGAAATTTTGTTTGAACCCGGCTCAAAATTCAGCTACTCTAATCCGGCGATTATCTTTCTGGGACGTATTATAGAAATGCTGAGCGGTGATGATTATGAGGTATATATAGATAAGAATATTCTCAAGCCCCTGGAGATGTACAGTTCGTACTACGACATCACTCCTTATCATCTGCTGAAATTTCGCGCCAATAACTATACTATACGCGATGGAGAGCCTCAGCCCAACGGACTGGATTTTGATACCGGCATCACTACTTCCAATGGTGGATTGAATGCGCCGCTTAAAGACATGATCAAATATTTGAACTTCCTGACAGGACAGCCCGAATCGTATGAGATTCTCAAACGCTCCTCTTTGGAAGAATTGTGGGAAGAACAACTTCCCATCAGTGAAAGCAACGGCATTACATCTTCGGTAGCGCTCTCCTTCTTCCCCGAAGCTTTTGATGGGATGCAGGTAGTAGGGCATACTGGTACACAAAAGTCCTTTTACTCATTCTTTTACCTACATCCACCTTCTCAAACCGCTTGTATTGCCATCACCAATACAAATAGTGAGGGTGAAATGCCCAATCCCGATCAGATTCGCCTGGATATGAGTCATTTTGTTTTTGGCCATTTGTTTACGCTTTACAAATGA
- a CDS encoding PadR family transcriptional regulator: MYSQELIKGTVTPLILKLLSDNKRMYGYQITQALKEATQGKISLTLAAIYPVLHKLKASGELTTEKESVGKRVRIYYSLTEQGNETAREKLKEFADYLATMKSLLDLKPGLQKCLMT; encoded by the coding sequence ATGTATTCACAAGAACTCATCAAAGGGACTGTTACGCCCCTCATTTTAAAGTTATTATCCGACAACAAGCGCATGTACGGATACCAGATCACTCAGGCACTCAAGGAGGCTACACAAGGCAAAATCAGTCTGACACTGGCGGCCATTTATCCGGTATTGCACAAGCTCAAAGCCAGTGGCGAACTGACTACCGAGAAAGAAAGCGTAGGGAAACGGGTACGCATCTATTATTCGCTGACTGAGCAGGGAAATGAGACTGCCCGGGAAAAGCTTAAAGAATTTGCGGATTATCTGGCTACTATGAAGTCATTACTGGATCTCAAACCCGGATTACAAAAATGCCTCATGACGTAG
- a CDS encoding CPBP family intramembrane glutamic endopeptidase, whose protein sequence is MPHDVVSLSKEQIRQIKEKIGQEGVVTPELVEELVDHFCVAIEEEMKGGRTFESAFDKVFDNLQEDELKVTEMKTKELTEGKTIFYPDLLQSFLMVLAAFLISWVVSLTVQAIALGEENVEVRAQWFNQNFLWIGLLNGLLTLGAPLAYAIWKRKKISAHAPVFSFCSVPFYVYGMILPIVVFSWFWLEPLAIFSPFFKDIRSAYISQLEGFSPLLLTLITIIIIVLGELLFRGIILKGLLMTMTPLRAILWSSLFYALTSYPYFITRFITGILLGWLYWKTRSLYPTIFLMVIGIIIPYVVLPFVNHSKDFFFHFSWWEFFDKNLMIYVPLIISSLLVTAGLFNYLRKKLNT, encoded by the coding sequence ATGCCTCATGACGTAGTGTCTCTCAGCAAAGAACAAATCAGGCAGATCAAAGAAAAGATTGGCCAGGAAGGAGTGGTGACTCCCGAGCTTGTAGAAGAACTGGTGGATCATTTTTGCGTGGCTATTGAAGAAGAGATGAAAGGAGGAAGGACCTTTGAATCGGCCTTTGACAAGGTATTTGATAACCTACAGGAAGATGAACTAAAAGTAACCGAGATGAAAACAAAAGAACTTACGGAAGGAAAAACAATCTTCTATCCCGACCTCCTGCAAAGCTTCCTGATGGTACTGGCTGCTTTCTTAATCAGCTGGGTAGTAAGCCTGACAGTTCAGGCTATTGCTCTTGGTGAGGAAAATGTAGAGGTGCGGGCACAGTGGTTCAATCAAAATTTTCTATGGATAGGTCTGCTCAATGGGTTATTGACCTTGGGAGCACCTCTCGCATATGCTATCTGGAAAAGAAAGAAAATAAGTGCCCATGCTCCAGTATTTTCTTTTTGTTCCGTACCCTTTTATGTATATGGGATGATTCTGCCTATTGTCGTTTTCAGCTGGTTTTGGCTGGAGCCGCTTGCTATATTTTCCCCTTTTTTTAAAGATATTAGGTCAGCCTATATTTCGCAACTTGAAGGGTTTAGCCCTCTATTGCTTACACTCATTACAATTATCATTATAGTGCTTGGAGAACTGTTGTTTCGCGGAATCATCTTGAAAGGACTGCTGATGACCATGACTCCCCTCAGGGCAATACTCTGGAGTAGTTTATTCTACGCTCTAACTAGCTATCCATACTTTATAACTAGGTTTATCACTGGTATCCTATTGGGATGGCTCTACTGGAAAACCCGCTCCCTGTATCCCACGATCTTCTTAATGGTTATTGGGATTATTATTCCTTATGTCGTTTTGCCATTCGTAAATCATTCTAAAGACTTCTTCTTTCATTTTAGCTGGTGGGAGTTCTTTGATAAAAATCTCATGATATATGTCCCTTTAATAATAAGTTCATTGCTAGTGACAGCTGGTTTATTCAACTATCTGCGTAAAAAGCTAAATACATAA
- a CDS encoding DUF748 domain-containing protein → MKKLWITLAIILGIFLALHFLLEPLVERFVNKKLSNLEEYTGQIEDVDIHLYRGAYRIKNLNIRKIEGDTEKPFVEIDTIDLSVEWNAIFKGEIVGDVVISRPVVNFVATKEIPNDEEQSGEEVNWTEQLQELMPLTINRFEIREGNITYSDPSTDPKVEAYLENLDLLLENISNVEDSTVALPSSLKATATTLGGGNIDLNMKMNLLNEIPEFTSSLELSDLDLTALNELFEAYANFDVQNGTFAMISEITVEDQQIGGYIKPFFENLDVFSFEEDVVEEEEKGFFGKIWEALVGAGSEVLENQPRDRVATEVPIQGSLDQPDVDVSVTVWNVFRNAFVEAIQKEFEVQAQPS, encoded by the coding sequence ATGAAGAAGCTATGGATCACCTTAGCCATTATACTGGGTATTTTTTTAGCCCTGCACTTTTTGCTTGAACCTCTGGTAGAAAGGTTTGTCAACAAAAAACTGAGCAATCTTGAGGAATATACCGGACAGATAGAGGATGTAGACATCCATCTGTATCGCGGGGCTTACCGAATCAAGAATCTTAATATACGCAAAATAGAAGGAGATACAGAGAAGCCATTTGTGGAGATTGACACCATAGATCTCTCGGTGGAGTGGAATGCTATTTTTAAGGGTGAAATTGTAGGAGATGTAGTCATCTCTCGACCTGTGGTAAACTTTGTGGCCACTAAGGAAATCCCAAATGATGAAGAGCAAAGCGGGGAAGAGGTAAACTGGACAGAACAGCTTCAGGAACTGATGCCGCTGACCATCAACCGTTTTGAGATCCGTGAAGGGAACATCACGTACAGTGACCCTTCTACTGATCCCAAAGTAGAAGCTTATCTGGAAAACCTGGATTTACTGTTAGAAAATATTAGTAATGTAGAAGACAGTACGGTAGCCCTTCCTTCTTCTCTAAAGGCCACAGCCACTACTCTGGGTGGCGGTAATATTGACCTGAATATGAAGATGAATTTACTGAATGAAATACCGGAGTTTACCTCCAGCCTTGAGCTGTCAGACTTAGACTTAACGGCTCTCAACGAGCTTTTTGAGGCTTATGCCAATTTTGATGTTCAAAATGGAACCTTTGCCATGATCTCGGAAATTACTGTGGAAGACCAGCAGATAGGAGGTTACATCAAGCCATTTTTTGAAAATCTTGACGTTTTTTCTTTTGAGGAAGATGTAGTGGAAGAAGAAGAAAAAGGTTTTTTTGGCAAGATATGGGAAGCTCTGGTAGGAGCAGGATCAGAAGTATTGGAAAACCAGCCCAGAGATAGGGTAGCTACCGAAGTGCCAATACAAGGGAGTTTAGATCAGCCTGATGTAGATGTATCTGTCACGGTATGGAATGTGTTCAGAAATGCCTTTGTGGAAGCGATACAAAAAGAATTTGAAGTGCAGGCGCAGCCTTCTTGA
- the pafA gene encoding alkaline phosphatase PafA, which produces MLKKTMLLWMLVCFSLFSSSTPKTEPSQRPKLVVGIVVDQMRQEYLLRFYNQFGEDGFKRLMNKGFMARNAHYNYIPTYTGPGHASVYTGTTPATHGIISNDWYSRELKRTVYCAEDTTVSAVGGSESAGQISPRNMLSSTITDQLKMSTQGRSKVIGISIKDRGSALPAGHRADAAYWYDGSSGEMMTSTFYMEDLPSWVKQFNQQKLPKKYLSQTWNTLLPIEEYTASADDDSEYEVRFSDDEPSTFPYDLKRLNKNAKGYGMLSSTPFGNSLVVDFAKAALEEEALGQGAETDFLAVSFSSTDYIGHTFGAQSKEVQDTYIRLDRDLADLLNTLDKRVGEGNYLVFLTADHAVLDVPKLLVDARMPGGYLEISKISTFIEQDLKEKYGEGKWIEHASSQLLLDHQLIEEKGVDLEEIQDFVADRLMDFKGIKETYTATTLRKFEYTRGQRQLLQMGYNFQRSGDVVYTLDPGFLNSSRMQGTSHGTGYNYDTHVPVLFYGWGVKAGESVRYHTITDIAPTLSMLLNITLPDGADGQPIEEIFE; this is translated from the coding sequence ATGTTAAAAAAAACGATGCTGTTGTGGATGCTTGTCTGCTTCAGCTTATTTTCTTCCTCCACTCCCAAGACTGAGCCTTCACAGCGTCCTAAATTGGTGGTTGGGATTGTGGTAGATCAAATGCGTCAGGAATATCTGTTACGTTTTTATAATCAGTTTGGTGAAGATGGTTTCAAACGGCTAATGAATAAGGGTTTCATGGCGCGAAATGCGCATTACAATTATATTCCTACTTATACTGGTCCTGGTCACGCCTCAGTATATACCGGTACTACTCCGGCCACGCACGGTATTATTTCCAATGACTGGTATAGCCGTGAACTGAAACGTACGGTCTATTGTGCAGAAGATACTACAGTGTCTGCAGTAGGGGGCTCAGAAAGTGCCGGACAGATATCTCCACGTAACATGCTGAGCAGTACCATTACTGACCAACTCAAAATGTCTACTCAGGGCCGAAGCAAAGTAATTGGTATTTCTATCAAAGATCGGGGTTCTGCGCTACCTGCCGGACATAGAGCAGATGCCGCTTACTGGTACGATGGAAGTAGCGGAGAGATGATGACGTCTACTTTTTATATGGAGGATTTGCCCTCATGGGTAAAACAGTTTAATCAGCAAAAGCTTCCGAAAAAGTATTTAAGTCAGACCTGGAACACGCTTTTGCCGATTGAAGAGTATACCGCCAGTGCTGATGATGATAGTGAATATGAAGTGCGGTTTTCAGATGATGAACCTTCTACCTTTCCTTATGACCTGAAGAGGCTGAATAAAAATGCAAAAGGCTATGGTATGTTGAGCAGTACTCCTTTTGGTAATTCCCTAGTGGTGGATTTTGCCAAAGCGGCCTTAGAGGAAGAAGCCTTGGGACAAGGAGCAGAAACAGATTTCTTAGCGGTGAGCTTTTCTTCTACCGATTATATAGGCCATACCTTTGGGGCACAATCCAAAGAAGTACAGGATACCTACATCCGCCTGGACCGAGACCTTGCAGACCTGTTAAATACACTGGATAAACGAGTAGGAGAAGGAAATTACCTGGTGTTTCTTACTGCTGATCATGCGGTATTGGATGTTCCTAAACTATTGGTTGATGCTCGTATGCCAGGTGGATATCTGGAGATTTCAAAAATCAGTACGTTTATAGAGCAAGATCTGAAAGAAAAATATGGTGAAGGCAAATGGATAGAACATGCCAGCAGTCAGCTTTTGCTTGATCATCAGTTGATTGAAGAGAAAGGCGTGGATCTGGAAGAAATACAGGATTTTGTAGCTGATCGTCTGATGGATTTTAAAGGAATAAAGGAAACGTATACTGCTACTACTTTACGTAAATTTGAATATACCCGTGGGCAGCGTCAACTCCTGCAGATGGGCTATAATTTTCAGCGTTCAGGAGATGTGGTATATACTTTAGATCCGGGCTTCTTGAACAGCAGTCGTATGCAGGGAACCTCCCACGGTACCGGATATAATTACGATACCCATGTACCTGTACTCTTTTATGGCTGGGGAGTAAAAGCAGGAGAAAGTGTACGTTATCATACGATTACGGATATCGCTCCTACTTTATCTATGTTACTCAATATTACCCTGCCCGATGGTGCTGACGGTCAACCCATTGAAGAAATCTTTGAATAA
- a CDS encoding alpha/beta fold hydrolase, giving the protein MISTWVNTEEYPFASHTFETSAGNLHYVDEGKGEVILFIHGTPVWSFVYRKLIKDLSTSYRCIAVDHLGFGLSDKPQEADYAPKAHAQRLEALIEHLQLRHITLVVHDFGGPIGLNYVLKHPENVKRVVLFNTWMWSLNDYPEFVRAGKIAASWFGKWLYKYFNFSPKVLIKQAFYDKSKLSKTIHQQYIQAFPDTQSRTGPTAFARHLLASSEWYNSLWERRQIVQQKPVLILWGVKDPLLSLNLLKRWKETLPDARTIELEAGHFVQEEKPEEILEAIYRFLNEEKKAVV; this is encoded by the coding sequence ATGATTAGCACATGGGTCAATACAGAAGAATATCCTTTCGCTTCGCACACATTTGAAACCTCAGCCGGAAATTTACATTATGTAGATGAAGGAAAAGGTGAAGTCATTCTCTTTATTCATGGAACACCGGTCTGGTCTTTTGTGTATCGTAAATTGATCAAAGACTTATCTACAAGTTACCGTTGCATTGCTGTGGATCATTTGGGCTTTGGCCTATCCGATAAACCCCAGGAGGCCGACTATGCCCCGAAGGCGCATGCCCAAAGGTTGGAAGCCTTAATTGAGCACCTTCAGCTCCGGCATATCACATTGGTGGTACATGATTTTGGCGGGCCTATCGGACTAAATTATGTCCTCAAGCATCCTGAAAATGTAAAAAGGGTCGTCCTTTTCAATACCTGGATGTGGTCATTGAATGACTATCCTGAATTTGTGCGTGCGGGAAAAATCGCTGCCAGCTGGTTTGGAAAATGGCTGTACAAGTATTTCAATTTCTCTCCCAAAGTACTCATCAAACAGGCATTTTATGATAAGTCGAAGCTTAGCAAAACCATTCATCAGCAATATATACAAGCTTTTCCTGATACTCAATCCCGAACAGGACCGACGGCTTTTGCCAGACATCTGCTGGCCAGTAGTGAGTGGTACAACAGCCTGTGGGAACGAAGGCAGATAGTTCAACAAAAACCTGTACTGATACTGTGGGGTGTCAAAGATCCTTTGTTGAGCCTGAACTTACTTAAGCGTTGGAAAGAAACTTTGCCTGATGCGAGGACGATAGAATTAGAAGCCGGACACTTTGTACAGGAAGAGAAGCCAGAAGAGATTTTAGAAGCTATATATCGCTTTTTAAATGAAGAGAAAAAGGCAGTGGTTTGA
- a CDS encoding TetR/AcrR family transcriptional regulator, translating to MSAKNHIIETALELFSRNGYEKTSIREIAKAANISLGLMYNYFKSKEALLETILVDGMGDITLSFAFPKDSDEPLKTLVENIFRILQEKRRHWRLIHSIRMQESIMKKFEVEQEEIKGFILTEISLILESMGYQQPMPEAILLFATIDGLAGHFLMNEKYPIDRMAALLIEKYKVPHYD from the coding sequence ATGTCTGCTAAGAATCATATTATTGAAACTGCACTGGAGCTATTTAGCCGAAATGGTTATGAAAAGACATCTATCCGTGAGATTGCTAAAGCCGCAAATATCTCTCTAGGCTTGATGTATAACTATTTTAAGAGCAAGGAGGCTCTGCTAGAAACCATTCTTGTAGATGGTATGGGAGACATTACTCTCTCTTTTGCCTTTCCCAAAGATTCTGATGAGCCACTCAAAACATTGGTTGAGAATATATTTCGCATTCTACAGGAAAAAAGAAGACACTGGCGGCTAATCCATAGTATCCGCATGCAGGAATCCATTATGAAGAAATTTGAAGTAGAGCAGGAAGAGATCAAAGGGTTTATCCTTACCGAAATCAGCCTGATCCTAGAGAGCATGGGATATCAGCAACCTATGCCTGAAGCGATTTTATTATTTGCCACCATAGACGGATTGGCAGGCCATTTTCTGATGAATGAAAAATATCCCATTGATAGAATGGCTGCCTTATTAATAGAAAAATATAAAGTACCACACTATGATTAG
- a CDS encoding class I fructose-bisphosphate aldolase — translation MLNEKIVEILGDRAESLLNYQSKTFSKEQLRQPTPNYVDESLGLSNRSPQVMRSMQQLFDYGRLGKTGYISILPVDQGIEHTAGASFTPNPMYFDGENVIKLAMEGGCNAVATTFGILAQNSRKYAHKIPFIVKINHNQLLTYPTKYDQIMFGSVRDAWNLGAVAVGATIYFGSEESDRQIQEVAEAFEYAHELGMGTILWCYTRNEEFKKEGTDYHNSTDISSQACHIGVTIQADLIKQKLPENNGGFKAINFGKTHPDMYDKLSTDHPIDLTRYMVANCYMGKIGLINSGGAAAGASDLQEAVETAVINKRAGGVGLILGRKAFQKPFREGVEMLNTVQEVYLDQDIGLA, via the coding sequence ATGCTTAACGAAAAAATTGTAGAAATTCTGGGTGACCGAGCTGAAAGCTTACTCAATTACCAGTCTAAAACTTTTTCTAAGGAGCAACTGAGGCAGCCTACTCCAAACTATGTGGACGAAAGTCTGGGGCTTTCTAATCGTTCGCCGCAGGTAATGCGCAGTATGCAGCAGTTGTTTGATTACGGACGTCTCGGTAAGACGGGTTACATTTCTATATTACCAGTGGACCAAGGGATAGAACATACTGCCGGTGCTTCTTTTACACCAAATCCTATGTATTTTGATGGGGAAAATGTGATCAAGCTGGCTATGGAAGGAGGATGTAATGCGGTAGCCACCACTTTCGGTATTCTGGCACAAAACTCCAGAAAATATGCCCATAAAATCCCCTTTATTGTCAAAATCAACCATAATCAACTCCTGACCTATCCTACCAAGTATGACCAGATCATGTTTGGGTCAGTACGCGATGCCTGGAATTTGGGGGCAGTGGCGGTAGGCGCTACTATTTACTTTGGCTCAGAAGAATCGGATCGGCAGATACAGGAGGTAGCCGAGGCTTTTGAGTATGCACACGAACTGGGTATGGGAACCATCCTCTGGTGTTATACGCGAAATGAAGAATTTAAAAAAGAGGGCACAGATTATCATAACTCAACGGACATAAGCAGTCAGGCCTGTCATATTGGAGTAACGATACAGGCAGATTTAATTAAACAGAAACTGCCAGAAAATAACGGAGGCTTCAAAGCTATTAATTTTGGAAAAACACATCCTGATATGTATGATAAGCTTAGCACCGATCATCCGATTGACCTAACACGCTATATGGTAGCCAACTGCTACATGGGTAAAATTGGTCTTATCAATTCCGGTGGGGCTGCCGCCGGAGCGTCAGATTTGCAGGAAGCGGTAGAAACAGCAGTGATCAACAAACGCGCCGGAGGTGTAGGTCTAATCCTGGGTCGCAAAGCCTTTCAGAAGCCTTTCCGGGAAGGTGTAGAAATGCTTAATACTGTACAGGAAGTATATCTGGATCAGGATATTGGCTTGGCTTAG
- a CDS encoding BT0820 family HAD-type phosphatase has product MIIAVDFDGTVVEDAYPKIGKEQIFAFETLKALHKDRHKLILWTCRRGKSLEEAVEFCRNNGIEFYAVNSNYPGEVLDPEDSPKIVADIYIDDRNLGGFPGWSEVWRVLKPEDELRMPEPKSKGLLSKIFGSFML; this is encoded by the coding sequence ATGATCATAGCCGTAGATTTTGACGGAACTGTTGTAGAAGATGCTTATCCTAAAATCGGAAAAGAGCAAATTTTTGCTTTTGAGACGCTTAAGGCTTTACACAAAGATCGACATAAACTGATTCTTTGGACTTGTAGGAGGGGCAAAAGCCTGGAAGAGGCAGTAGAATTCTGTAGGAATAATGGGATAGAGTTTTATGCTGTCAATAGTAATTATCCGGGAGAAGTATTAGATCCTGAGGATAGCCCTAAGATAGTAGCTGATATCTATATTGATGATCGTAATCTGGGAGGTTTTCCCGGGTGGAGTGAAGTATGGAGAGTATTAAAGCCTGAGGATGAATTGCGTATGCCTGAACCCAAATCTAAAGGTCTGCTAAGTAAAATATTCGGGTCTTTCATGCTTTAG